In the Entelurus aequoreus isolate RoL-2023_Sb linkage group LG21, RoL_Eaeq_v1.1, whole genome shotgun sequence genome, TTGTGGCAGCTTTGCTTTGTGGGAAGATGGCCGCTGCTTGCTGCTTGCTCTTTTTGTTCTGCTCTTTCCTTTTCTTGTCTTCGTCCTTGTCGTCTTCGTCAAAGTCCAGCGAGCTGAGCGAGTCGTTGCGAGAAAAGCAACATGGCGTGCCCTCGATGGGCGTGTAATGATGCGGCGAGTCGAAGGCAAAGCCTGGTTTGACTTTGGTGTACGCGGCACGTTGGGGCATAGGCTTCACCGGTGACGTGGGCTTTTTCTTGTGCTGCTGGGGACTGAAAAGGGGTGGGGCCGGCGGAGGAGGCGGGTTGGGCGGTGCGTGGACTGGATCGGTGTTAGATGAAGTTCGGACCGACTTCCTGGGTTTGGCTTTTGGCATGGCGGCGCTGATGCACTCGGCAAGGATGTCATCCCCGTTCTCGCCCTCAGGAATTGCGGTGCGTTGTCTCTGGGATATGGTGGGCGGAGCAAAAGGCGCGTTGGCTACTTCGTTCGGCGGTGAGTCAATGGTGAGGTCGCTGAGCGATGTGGCTGTGGAAAAATTCAGTGGGGTTCCTTCCACACAGTAGACGCGAGGCACTTCTTCCGCCGCCAGCAGGTCCTTCCTCTGCTGCGATTGGCTGCGGCTCGGAGGAGGGAGGAGCTTGTAAACAGGAAGCTGGCTGGGTTTGCTTGGAGCCGTTTGCTGTGGCTTCTTTGGTTTTCGTGACGATTTAGGCATGGCCATATTGATACACGCTTCCAGTATCTGTGTGTCGTCATCATCGTCCGACTCCTCCCTGACCTCTTTGCTGCCCACGTCCTCCTCGTTCATGCGGGGAGTGATGAATGGCTCGTCAAGACTGAGCGCGCTCAAACTGGAGGCGTACGAGAAACCGTGTGGGGTGCACTCAGTAGCAAAGTGCAGCAGAACGTCCGCACTGCTCTCCTGTGCCTCCTTCTTGCTGACCTTTTCCTCCTCCGTGCTCCTTGGAGGGGGAGGCGGTGCCGCCACCGGGGGCGTTTTGGCACGGCTGGGTGGCATTGTCTGTCCAGGACTGTCCGGCAGATCGCTGGGGCTGATCACGCCGCTGGGCATGTCGCTACACGGCTCGCTGGAGCGCACAGAGCTGGCAATAGAAGAAGTGGAGAAGCTGTCCAAGGAGCTGACCGACGTGCAGCGACTGAACATCAGTGGCGTTTCCTGAGCGTAAGGTTGCTCAGGCGGGCTTTTCGGGGTCCTGGCGCCCGATGATGAGGTCACCTGGTGCTGATGAGGATGGTGATGGTGGCTGTGcccgtggtggtggtggtggtgatggtgcCCCCGCCGTCCTCGAGTGGTGGGAACCTCGGCGGCTGTCTGGATCTCAACTTCCTTCTGATGCCTCATACTCTGCTGCAGCTGCTGCTCTTCCTTCTCACTAACGCTGAGCGCCGAGAAGTCGTTGCCAACCGCGTTCGCTCCTCGACTCTTCCTCCCTATGACCTCTGcatcttcctcttcttcctcagGAGACAACGAGGACAGCGAGCTTCCTCCAGAGAAACAGATGGGCGTGTCCTCCACACAGTAAGTCTGTGTGGACTCCTGGTTGCTCTTTGGCGCAGGGCGGCTGGGAGCTTGAGAAGGTGGGCGGGGCTTACTTGCGGAGGCGGCTGGGGGCGCAGGCAGGGAGGGGTCAGAAGCATCTTGGGCTTCAAACAAAGGCTTGCGTGAAACATCTCCGTATTTCAGGCTGTAGTCAATTGGCTGCTCGGGTGCGGAGTCAGCGCCATAGTTGGATGTGGCCGTGACGTAGCGCGAGGGCGGTGACTGTGTCATGCGGGCGTTGGCGGTTATAGATGTAGGGCCATCACTTCTCATCCTCAGCCTGCCTGCTTGCTCGTCATCGTCGTCGGCCTCAGTCCTGCCGCGGTGGCTGGGACTCTGCCGCCCAGAATTCAGCTGCTCATCAGAGTACTTGAGACTGTAGTTGATGGGCGTGTCTAATTCGGCACCGTCATCGTCCGCCATGTGGTTAGCGCTGCGAATCTTTAGTGCCAGGTCGGCTGGGTACTTTCTGTAAATGCAGCACCTGTTGGCACCGCTGTCGTCTGACGAGTACAGCGGTTCGGAAGACGGTTTAGTTTTTCCACGGTTGCCGTAGCCGTCTGCGCTGGTGACGCTGTTGAGGCTGTCGCTGGATGCTCGCACGCTGCCCGAGAAGACGGGTCGCACATACGTCGTGTCGTCACCGTTTCGCTTTGACCCGTCTGCGTTTTTGGGACTGGACAGCACCGGCGTGTTCGTGTAGGAGCGTGTCGCGGTTGGCGCTCCGCTGCTACTGCCATTAGAGCCCCGCACCTTCCTGTGCGCCGCCTTGGGGCTGAGGTTGTCAATGTTATCGAAGGTCTCTGACAACTGCTGAGCATTCAGTTCATTGAACAGCGCCTTCTGTTTGCGGGCGTGCAGCGATGGCGCCCCAGCCCCTGGCGAAACAACGCTGGCGTCCTTGTAGCGAGCTGGGCGATTCGCCATCAGGTTGCGCAGGGCAGCGGCGCTCCCCATGGCGATCATCTTGTGTCGGGAATGGATGAGGTTGCGCAGCATTCCAACGGCGCCCAACTCCCACAATGCCTCCTGGTCCTTGGCGTCGCGTGCCGACAGGTTCCAGAGTGTTCCGCAGGCGTTGGACACGATGGTCAGGCTGTGAGACTTGAGGTGCTGCAGGAGTGTGGGCAGGCAGCCATGTTCTCGCAGGGTGTGCCTGAAAGACCGCACACATGCGCTGTTAGCTTTCATAGCTCGTTAAGTGTGACATAACGGACGAGGGCGCTCACCTGTACACCTCATTGGTGGCGATGAGGCTGGAGACGTTCCTCAGGATGCCGCCGCCACTCTCGATAATGGCCAACGTGTTGGTGTGGCTGCGGTGCGTCAGCGTTCCCACCAAAAAGGCCAGAGCGCCGTCCACCGAACAGATGTCTGCCTTGTTTTCCGTGCAGTGCGCCGACAGGTTCCAGAGTGCGCTCAGTACAGACTTCAGCGTAGATTCCTGCCAAAAGCAGAACAAGAGGTTGATGAGCCACCTGAGCACAAAGAGCCATGTCAGAGAGAGGAAACATGTGACTCACCTTCTGGACCTCCAGAGCGCAGCCCATCAGCGCTCGCACGCTGCCCACCTCCCGCAGAGTCTTCTTGCTGTTTACATCCGCTCGCCATGACAAGTTCCTCAGCACGCTCGCAATCACCTGAGCCGTGATTGACACAAAGGCTCAACATTGtgctgaaggtaaaaaaaaaaaaagtgtaagaaCAAGAACACACCTGTTGGAGATCTTCACTCTCAGACTTCAGCTGGGTGACCATGGCCCGCATGCAGCCCTTCATGGAGCACAACGTGGCCTGAGGCAGAATAAAAAAATGGCCTTTAGGGACGTAGAGACAAAAAGACAATGCACATAAATGGAACTACGCTCAGAACTACTCAGACCTTGTTAGCAACGTCTCCAAACGTCAGGTTGGTGAGGGCCATGCCGGCGTATCGTCGCAGTGTTACGCTGTAGTGATCGCCGCTGAGGCCCAACATCTCGCAGTCCACCTGCAGCAGCTCTGCCACCGCCTGAAGACCACCTGAAGGGTGACAATCaccatccaaatatatatatatatctattaatATCTTGAAATATctattaaaaatgcattttgtagACCAGGGATATCCAACAAAATTACTCcacggtagggctgggcgattatatgattgtgatcattgatcgcgattaatttgagtttttgaccatggtgatttaaaaaaaatatatatttttttgtcattaaaaaatacaatcatgtgtgcttacggactgtatccctggagactgtattgatatatattgatatataatgtaggaaccagaaatattaataacagaaagaaacaacccttttgtgcgaatgagtataaatgggggagggaggttttttgggttggtgcactaattgtaagtgtatcttgtgttttttatattgattttaaatttcttgtgcggcccggtaccaatcgatccacggaccggtactgggccgcagcccggtggttggggaccactgctgtataggactttatattgtgttcaaacctttactaaaatatggacttttgacaaggctggaacccattatgtTAACATTGTTGATGGAAACATTTGCTTCAGTATACAAACGTttcaatttacgaacttaattggtccgTAAATCGAGGGTCCACTttaatttgctgcaaaaaatgtTAGTCTCTCCCATGTTTTGAGCTGAACTTGGCCGCCAATTAAATAGCCCTGCCCTATGCTGTGATTGTTACAATTAATGTTCCTAAGTGAACGTTACAacattaatgacattttaaatgataaaagCTTTACCTTCGACTTTGTTACCGTTTGACTCTCTGTACTTTCTTGCAAACAAACAATAGCTTTACTTGGGAAGACATAAAAGAATAGAGTAAATCTGTGTATGGCCATTTGAAGTAGCTACTAGCTTCTGTTTGGATGCTAGCAGCTCACCAAGCTCGTTCATGGCGTGCCGATGTTCCTCGTCAAAGGACAGCTTCATGAGGACACACGCGGCGGGACAGATCTGATGGTCGACAGGCGATGGCACTGCAACACGCAAGCACAGACATGAGCATGCACGTGAGACGGTGTTTTGTGCACGCCAAGCGTGAGTGACGTCACTCACTTGGGTTGTCTTCCTGGTCGGCGCCTCTCTCATGGTTCTCCTGCCAAGTCCAGCAGGCCTCGCAGTAATGACGCACCTGCTCCAGCAGGTGGAGCACTCGGATCTCTCGCCGCCCCCGTTTGTCATCCGGTTGACTGTGCACAATATTGTGCAGCGCCGAGGACGCTCGCGCACGAGCCTCTTTGCTTCCGCGAGAGTTACCTTGGCAACGCGCAACAAAGGGAAGTGAGGGAAGGAGATTCTTGAGCGGAGTAGATTCCCGTGCAAACCGTGATGCCTACCCAGCAACAGCGAGTCCTTGTCATTGCCATGCAGCAGCTGTATGAGCAGCGGCAGGCAGCCAGATTGGCGCATGGCGATGCACGAGTCCTGTGAGCTGGACATGGCCAGCAGCGTGCGGGACATATCGTCCTTGTCGTGAGTGCCCAACATGGACAGAAGACTGTACACCATCTCTACCTACAGGGACACACACATTGTCACTGACTAATGAAACACCTTTAATGTTGGGGGAGGTGCTTACCTTTGTTCCAAGGTGGCTGGTGATTCGTCGAGGCACAGAATAGGCCGTCTCATTTGCCGGCTCGTGGTCCAGCCGCGCACCAGTGTTCTGCAGGGAAACGTGACATTAgcagggctcaaatttaaccacggcaaccgcggcAAAAGCCGCGACCGCCCTTGTGACTTGCCGCAATACCCTAAAAATTTGATCAACATTGTTGTTGCCGTGactgcccttgactttttacttgttaatggacaagggatgtaacaataaacagtataatgataattcccgacggttagtaataccgtctaatttttgaATTACCGAAAAAACGTAATTTATCCATGCATTTTAGGTAACaagaagtcaggcgcatgcgcactagcgtcgtttagCTTGATAATCCTGGCGGACaagctacacggactttgctccggagatttcccctcggagtaaacggagccaagcacttggtttaacgtcattttccctcgcttcccgccgtgcgtttaagagcgcactgctgtgtttttaaatggcaacaggtgtggacaatattggagacagacgcacttgtccccacactaaaagtacacagcgaaggaaaaaactatttgatgttgctttcattttatCAATACagtgtccatcagctgctgtgactgagagctAATGACgtaaggaaacatgcagcaggtgatgtgtcgtaaacattgtcacaacttgtttataaagtctttagtttactGGGATGTTTACTTGTCCTTTAACTACAAActgtatcatcatcatcatcagcagccgttgtcagtccactgctggacgaaagcctcagcatgtttctgccatagtgaacgatctctcttggcgtactcttcatgctggttattagcctacaccttccacgctggcttggtgcgggttggaaggggctgtatcagtgttcaaataacatcaatactggctAAATTGTTTTGTCATCTCGTCGAATCATCTCGTCGAACTGAACgctggctgtgaagattgtgtattcgatgtgagagctGTCACTATTTTTTTTCGCCAAACTGTCGCACTGAACGACAAGGAggcgttgttggagaagaacaaagcttgtttattagacttcatcttcattagccaaactgctttgagttgCATATTAATATCAGAAATAAACGccatgtttttttcatgtcacaaaggtgttactttaaaaaccattcatgtgacatcattttgttaaatgtgtatagttaattcctatatgacatatttctgctcaaactcttaatggatctgtcccgatacagcatctacatataaatgtacataacttaaaaacataaataaataattaaaagaaatacctccctctatcaaaatgcaaaaatagagataaaggcatcatgcaatgacaaaaagctgacaagttcatgttaacaatgaataaaaagacagacagacagatatatatatatatatatatatatatatatatatatatatatatatatatatatatatatatatatatatatagtttgcctTGGTGTCTttccaacttgccttggtgccctaaaatatgagccctcctttaaggcaacacttgccctgaccttaaaaagttcaaatttgagGTGATTTAAACGAGACGCTCACCTGAGCAACCCCCAAGACGCCACTGTCACTGGCAGCCTGCGATGTCTCCACCTGGACACACATAACCACAAATAATGGATCAGTACCAGCAACATGTTGCAGGAGCTTTGGGATTGGGGAGGGTCACGCTACCTGGAGTCGAGCTCCCAGTTTCAGGATGTCCTTCTCAATCTGGTGAATACGAGACGTACGAGCCTGCAAACACACAGGCAGAATGAGCGTGTGGACAATTGAGCGCACACAGACTTGACTCGGGACGGACCTCAGCTCTCCTCTCCATCTCCTGACGGGAGCCCAGCTGCTCCTCCATGGCCGAGTGGATCTGACGAGCCTCAAACTCCAGCTGACGACGACTCATGTCGGTCTGTAGTGTGAACTGACAACAAACACGCACAAACCACAATCTTGATTGAGACTAACATGTGATGTCATTTCAAAATTAAAGTGATTTTCATTGTCATAATTCATCGACTCGTGGTCCAGAAAACTGCATGAATTAATTGACTTTTCCTTTAACCCGTCTTTATTACATACATGAATGTACTGTGGAGTTAGCAAGCTTTGAGCAAGTTTCATGTTCATGCAAGTTTGACTTGATGGATTATTTTCAATCTTTCTATTCATTTCAATAAAGACAGTTCCCCCGCAACCGTCCTTCCATTAAGAACATCAGAAAGACCACTGGAAATGTATTTTAAGTACAAGACAATGAGGAgtctaatgatgataataataatgccaATAATAAATAACTGATTTCTTTGAAACGCAGTGTCCCTAGACCGCAATCTCAAGTCACCAGTCCTCAAAAAAACAATTCCCACAATGCACTGCAAGAAGCAGGTTAGTGGATTGCTTACATTTTCAGTGAGAGGCAGACTGTCAATCCTCTTGGTCAAATTGAGCAGTTGAGCGTAGTACCATCCCTTCTCCTTCTCTTCTTTCTCCAGCTCAGCCAATAGGAGAGCTCTGTCAACAGCCACAGCCAATCACAGAGCAGGACAGCGTTGGTAATAGTGCAGTGATGTTACCATGGTTACAAACTGCTGCCACAGCACTACCTCTCCTTCTCCAGCTCCTCCAGGCAGCGCTCATGACCGTCTCTGGACGCGCAGAGTGGTCCTCTCCTGGGGACTGACGAAGCAGAACCAATAGAACCTCCGGCTGTTCCGCTGGAAGAGGCCGAGCTGGATGAGGAAGAAGGCGGCACGGGAGGCCTCTGCCTGGCCTTAAAACCAGCAGATTCCAGGCTCATTTCTGTAGAGGATTGAGTGTTAGaccatgtgtgtttgtgtgtgcgtgtgtgtattctTTACCTTTCAATCTCACTATCAGCTCCAGCTGAGAGCCAGACGCCTCCCCAGACTCTTCTTCTATGCTACCCTGTAGCTGCTTCAGTACTTCCTGTTTGCGAGGTAGAGAAATGTGATTGACTTCCCATATGAGAGGGGGCGTGTCCTCAGTCAGACAATGAAGCGTTGTCAGCGTGTGAGAGCAACTCCTTTTGTGGAACTTCATTTACAAGCATAGCATCATCCTCGTCATCTTCACTGATGAGAGAAAGACTTACTCAGAGATTCTATAGAAATGTTTGACAAGATGTTCATGTATCTACGCTAGCTGTGATAGCTAATAACAGATCAACACC is a window encoding:
- the apc gene encoding adenomatous polyposis coli protein isoform X1, whose product is MLGEVGRGPSLFPVSGAPDWAACSPADASVRHSRGGDGGDSDGVRRQQSNMAAASYDQLLRQVEVLKMENSNLRQELQDNSNHLSKLETEASSMKEVLKQLQGSIEEESGEASGSQLELIVRLKEMSLESAGFKARQRPPVPPSSSSSSASSSGTAGGSIGSASSVPRRGPLCASRDGHERCLEELEKERALLLAELEKEEKEKGWYYAQLLNLTKRIDSLPLTENFTLQTDMSRRQLEFEARQIHSAMEEQLGSRQEMERRAEARTSRIHQIEKDILKLGARLQVETSQAASDSGVLGVAQNTGARLDHEPANETAYSVPRRITSHLGTKVEMVYSLLSMLGTHDKDDMSRTLLAMSSSQDSCIAMRQSGCLPLLIQLLHGNDKDSLLLGNSRGSKEARARASSALHNIVHSQPDDKRGRREIRVLHLLEQVRHYCEACWTWQENHERGADQEDNPMPSPVDHQICPAACVLMKLSFDEEHRHAMNELGGLQAVAELLQVDCEMLGLSGDHYSVTLRRYAGMALTNLTFGDVANKATLCSMKGCMRAMVTQLKSESEDLQQVIASVLRNLSWRADVNSKKTLREVGSVRALMGCALEVQKESTLKSVLSALWNLSAHCTENKADICSVDGALAFLVGTLTHRSHTNTLAIIESGGGILRNVSSLIATNEVYRHTLREHGCLPTLLQHLKSHSLTIVSNACGTLWNLSARDAKDQEALWELGAVGMLRNLIHSRHKMIAMGSAAALRNLMANRPARYKDASVVSPGAGAPSLHARKQKALFNELNAQQLSETFDNIDNLSPKAAHRKVRGSNGSSSGAPTATRSYTNTPVLSSPKNADGSKRNGDDTTYVRPVFSGSVRASSDSLNSVTSADGYGNRGKTKPSSEPLYSSDDSGANRCCIYRKYPADLALKIRSANHMADDDGAELDTPINYSLKYSDEQLNSGRQSPSHRGRTEADDDDEQAGRLRMRSDGPTSITANARMTQSPPSRYVTATSNYGADSAPEQPIDYSLKYGDVSRKPLFEAQDASDPSLPAPPAASASKPRPPSQAPSRPAPKSNQESTQTYCVEDTPICFSGGSSLSSLSPEEEEEDAEVIGRKSRGANAVGNDFSALSVSEKEEQQLQQSMRHQKEVEIQTAAEVPTTRGRRGHHHHHHHHGHSHHHHPHQHQVTSSSGARTPKSPPEQPYAQETPLMFSRCTSVSSLDSFSTSSIASSVRSSEPCSDMPSGVISPSDLPDSPGQTMPPSRAKTPPVAAPPPPPRSTEEEKVSKKEAQESSADVLLHFATECTPHGFSYASSLSALSLDEPFITPRMNEEDVGSKEVREESDDDDDTQILEACINMAMPKSSRKPKKPQQTAPSKPSQLPVYKLLPPPSRSQSQQRKDLLAAEEVPRVYCVEGTPLNFSTATSLSDLTIDSPPNEVANAPFAPPTISQRQRTAIPEGENGDDILAECISAAMPKAKPRKSVRTSSNTDPVHAPPNPPPPPAPPLFSPQQHKKKPTSPVKPMPQRAAYTKVKPGFAFDSPHHYTPIEGTPCCFSRNDSLSSLDFDEDDKDEDKKRKEQNKKSKQQAAAIFPQSKAATNPPTMDEKQKFAIEDTPVCFSRNSSLSSLSDIDQENNNKEFAAPDRQNGSKEAAKAPPGPPAPADSKARPSAACSYTPKAFHVEDTPVCFSRNSSLSSLSIDSEDDLLQECISSAMPKKKKKTTAVAAPPPAAASPPAAPKADDNILAEEEPTEVPRSPVSPDSESFDWKAIQEGANSIVSSLNAAAASSLSRQASSDSDSVLSLKSAGSPFRLRRTSNNAEEAEEEGEGLKPRAKIVKPSADTKKKEEDEEAKSVRGGKKVYKSLITGKPRAELAARGRSKPRATVAAKAPGSGDGGGSSRDSTPSRSSQRGGRSSQLPRTTSPGSAKAVPKAAKQSAVAARGGSSITRSDSASRISGATVAKKQKAEPEKPTLVRQSTFIKEAPSPTLKRKLEESANAASVESPSSPDVPPAASRRQDTTRSHSESPSRPQDATSSRFSRTGTWKRDSGGGNGGKHSTSLPRVGTWKRTGSSSSVLSASSESSEKGRSEEEASARSKGTWRRAKSASGVAINTSDNSEEVWVRLEDCPVNNPRSSSSCSARSPTAANAPPVIHSPAPSKIPSSSSSSSSNLNLRQSCESLDDKPPPERQQQQRGQQRSGTVAARVSPFNYTPSPRKSNPDITTPTTTSTTSSSSAASSSTTPTRPSLIPTPVTKKRDPKGGEGGGGERGSYIVTSV
- the apc gene encoding adenomatous polyposis coli protein isoform X2, which produces MAAASYDQLLRQVEVLKMENSNLRQELQDNSNHLSKLETEASSMKEVLKQLQGSIEEESGEASGSQLELIVRLKEMSLESAGFKARQRPPVPPSSSSSSASSSGTAGGSIGSASSVPRRGPLCASRDGHERCLEELEKERALLLAELEKEEKEKGWYYAQLLNLTKRIDSLPLTENFTLQTDMSRRQLEFEARQIHSAMEEQLGSRQEMERRAEARTSRIHQIEKDILKLGARLQVETSQAASDSGVLGVAQNTGARLDHEPANETAYSVPRRITSHLGTKVEMVYSLLSMLGTHDKDDMSRTLLAMSSSQDSCIAMRQSGCLPLLIQLLHGNDKDSLLLGNSRGSKEARARASSALHNIVHSQPDDKRGRREIRVLHLLEQVRHYCEACWTWQENHERGADQEDNPMPSPVDHQICPAACVLMKLSFDEEHRHAMNELGGLQAVAELLQVDCEMLGLSGDHYSVTLRRYAGMALTNLTFGDVANKATLCSMKGCMRAMVTQLKSESEDLQQVIASVLRNLSWRADVNSKKTLREVGSVRALMGCALEVQKESTLKSVLSALWNLSAHCTENKADICSVDGALAFLVGTLTHRSHTNTLAIIESGGGILRNVSSLIATNEVYRHTLREHGCLPTLLQHLKSHSLTIVSNACGTLWNLSARDAKDQEALWELGAVGMLRNLIHSRHKMIAMGSAAALRNLMANRPARYKDASVVSPGAGAPSLHARKQKALFNELNAQQLSETFDNIDNLSPKAAHRKVRGSNGSSSGAPTATRSYTNTPVLSSPKNADGSKRNGDDTTYVRPVFSGSVRASSDSLNSVTSADGYGNRGKTKPSSEPLYSSDDSGANRCCIYRKYPADLALKIRSANHMADDDGAELDTPINYSLKYSDEQLNSGRQSPSHRGRTEADDDDEQAGRLRMRSDGPTSITANARMTQSPPSRYVTATSNYGADSAPEQPIDYSLKYGDVSRKPLFEAQDASDPSLPAPPAASASKPRPPSQAPSRPAPKSNQESTQTYCVEDTPICFSGGSSLSSLSPEEEEEDAEVIGRKSRGANAVGNDFSALSVSEKEEQQLQQSMRHQKEVEIQTAAEVPTTRGRRGHHHHHHHHGHSHHHHPHQHQVTSSSGARTPKSPPEQPYAQETPLMFSRCTSVSSLDSFSTSSIASSVRSSEPCSDMPSGVISPSDLPDSPGQTMPPSRAKTPPVAAPPPPPRSTEEEKVSKKEAQESSADVLLHFATECTPHGFSYASSLSALSLDEPFITPRMNEEDVGSKEVREESDDDDDTQILEACINMAMPKSSRKPKKPQQTAPSKPSQLPVYKLLPPPSRSQSQQRKDLLAAEEVPRVYCVEGTPLNFSTATSLSDLTIDSPPNEVANAPFAPPTISQRQRTAIPEGENGDDILAECISAAMPKAKPRKSVRTSSNTDPVHAPPNPPPPPAPPLFSPQQHKKKPTSPVKPMPQRAAYTKVKPGFAFDSPHHYTPIEGTPCCFSRNDSLSSLDFDEDDKDEDKKRKEQNKKSKQQAAAIFPQSKAATNPPTMDEKQKFAIEDTPVCFSRNSSLSSLSDIDQENNNKEFAAPDRQNGSKEAAKAPPGPPAPADSKARPSAACSYTPKAFHVEDTPVCFSRNSSLSSLSIDSEDDLLQECISSAMPKKKKKTTAVAAPPPAAASPPAAPKADDNILAEEEPTEVPRSPVSPDSESFDWKAIQEGANSIVSSLNAAAASSLSRQASSDSDSVLSLKSAGSPFRLRRTSNNAEEAEEEGEGLKPRAKIVKPSADTKKKEEDEEAKSVRGGKKVYKSLITGKPRAELAARGRSKPRATVAAKAPGSGDGGGSSRDSTPSRSSQRGGRSSQLPRTTSPGSAKAVPKAAKQSAVAARGGSSITRSDSASRISGATVAKKQKAEPEKPTLVRQSTFIKEAPSPTLKRKLEESANAASVESPSSPDVPPAASRRQDTTRSHSESPSRPQDATSSRFSRTGTWKRDSGGGNGGKHSTSLPRVGTWKRTGSSSSVLSASSESSEKGRSEEEASARSKGTWRRAKSASGVAINTSDNSEEVWVRLEDCPVNNPRSSSSCSARSPTAANAPPVIHSPAPSKIPSSSSSSSSNLNLRQSCESLDDKPPPERQQQQRGQQRSGTVAARVSPFNYTPSPRKSNPDITTPTTTSTTSSSSAASSSTTPTRPSLIPTPVTKKRDPKGGEGGGGERGSYIVTSV